One window of the Flavobacteriaceae bacterium YJPT1-3 genome contains the following:
- a CDS encoding DUF1572 family protein: MSYLPSIKKQFQYYKSLGERTFEQLSEEELFWSPGPHNNSIAAMVKHLSGNMKSRWTHFLTEDGEKEWRRRDEEFVVDFQHATDLRALWEDGWATLMQALDELTEEHLEQVIYIRNMGHTVTEAINRQLAHYAYHVGQIVYLGILLRGEAWQSLSIPRGASDSYNQTRFSKPKRRQHFTDDL; encoded by the coding sequence ATGAGCTATCTACCTTCCATCAAGAAACAATTTCAATATTACAAATCGCTGGGCGAACGCACCTTTGAGCAATTGAGTGAGGAGGAATTGTTTTGGAGCCCTGGCCCGCACAACAACAGTATTGCAGCTATGGTCAAACATTTATCGGGCAATATGAAATCCCGCTGGACTCATTTCTTGACCGAAGACGGTGAAAAAGAATGGCGCAGGCGTGATGAAGAATTCGTGGTAGATTTTCAGCATGCTACCGACTTAAGAGCGCTTTGGGAAGACGGTTGGGCTACACTAATGCAGGCGCTGGATGAACTTACCGAGGAGCATTTGGAACAAGTGATTTACATCCGCAATATGGGGCACACGGTAACCGAAGCAATAAATAGACAACTGGCCCACTATGCCTATCATGTTGGACAGATCGTATACCTTGGAATCTTGCTGCGGGGGGAAGCATGGCAGTCATTGAGCATCCCCAGAGGAGCATCTGATTCGTATAACCAAACTCGATTTTCAAAACCCAAACGCCGTCAGCATTTTACAGACGATCTTTAA
- a CDS encoding glyoxylate/hydroxypyruvate reductase A: MAIVLLRGDQNYEPWMKSFRESFPELPVYTPDQVTDPKSIRMAWTWKAPRGSYAQYPNLEVIGSLGAGVDHLFDDPSLPGKVILTRVVDPYLTGDMAEFVLALCLNAIKNLNTYHHFQEQQLWKELPYRRCNQVKVGILGLGTLGQATGQLLHQLGFQVMGWSKSKKAVEGIQSFAADELEAMLAQSAILICLLPLTSETQGVLNASLFAKLPRAAHLINVGRGGHLQEDDLIPALKSGQLSGASLDVVSQEPLPQEHPFWSHPKIHLTPHIASVSAPSSVVSQLAENYERFIQGEPLKNQVSREDGY; encoded by the coding sequence ATGGCCATTGTACTGCTACGAGGAGATCAAAACTATGAACCCTGGATGAAAAGCTTTCGCGAAAGCTTTCCTGAACTACCCGTCTACACACCAGACCAGGTCACGGATCCTAAAAGCATCCGCATGGCGTGGACCTGGAAGGCACCCAGGGGCAGTTATGCGCAATATCCCAATCTGGAGGTCATTGGTTCTCTTGGAGCCGGGGTGGATCATCTATTTGACGACCCATCGCTTCCGGGAAAAGTAATCCTGACGCGAGTGGTCGATCCCTATCTCACTGGAGATATGGCCGAATTTGTTTTGGCCCTGTGCCTGAATGCGATCAAAAACCTCAACACCTACCATCATTTCCAAGAACAGCAGTTGTGGAAAGAACTGCCTTACCGAAGATGCAATCAAGTAAAGGTCGGCATTCTCGGCCTGGGCACTTTAGGGCAAGCCACCGGGCAATTGCTCCATCAGCTCGGATTTCAGGTCATGGGTTGGTCTAAGTCGAAGAAAGCGGTGGAGGGCATTCAAAGTTTTGCAGCTGATGAATTAGAGGCCATGCTGGCCCAGTCGGCGATCTTGATCTGTTTGCTGCCCCTCACCTCCGAAACCCAAGGTGTGCTGAATGCTTCTCTTTTTGCCAAACTTCCTCGTGCCGCTCACCTGATCAATGTGGGCCGCGGTGGCCACCTGCAGGAGGACGATCTTATCCCGGCCCTGAAATCGGGCCAATTGAGCGGAGCCAGTCTAGACGTGGTCAGCCAGGAACCCTTACCGCAGGAACACCCTTTTTGGTCGCATCCTAAAATCCATCTGACCCCGCATATCGCCAGTGTAAGCGCACCTTCATCGGTGGTGAGTCAACTGGCAGAAAACTACGAGCGCTTTATACAAGGCGAGCCGCTTAAAAATCAGGTTTCTCGGGAGGATGGGTATTAA
- a CDS encoding DUF3857 domain-containing protein, with product MEVNYGTSASDEQNLGFYYLLVDNQDDLQSEQFYRRTIYEITNNQGVAEMSDLTVDYDPEYQKLFFHHIRIIREGQIIDRFEPGKIRTVQRESNLERKLYDGRLTAIINLDDVREGDVVDYAYTVQGYNPIHQGKYDTTFTFQYPLPIDRYHVSVRVPSNETVNYKLFNDAREPKKVKHENHVLYVWDYKDLDPIVYENNVPVWYDPAPYVDISQYSSWKSIIEQYQSHYSISAKEKNRLKKEAAAIWADSKTDPIQAAIQFVQDEVRYLGFENGINAQKPSQPSLVLERRFGDCKDKSFLLSELLQSQGLDAYPMLVHSAIGKTLYDRLPSPNIFNHCVVQIDMGTYFKYIDPTINLQGGKPEEIYFPNYHYGLVLKEGETSLSTLPLVEPSGTEITETFTLDKIGGGALMEVTTKYMGSDADSKRQEFSSNDKNQIQQSYLNFYSVLYPRIRVDRPMNYEDSRAFNEFTVSEFYAIDSIWSDSPEREDLIFLEFYPISIQDYLYPTSSPSREMPYAINPNIKVDHKTIVYLPEEWNIQNDHVRINDKSFYYAHNVKYFGNRLEILHSYGSLKSFLDPSEVVNYLEKHKSIQQNLSYYLSYDRALAGMDNAGTAWWAIFLLVALMIGMAFFCYRLYYRYDPVSKTNEKFTRKIGGWLILVAIGLTLTPLILLFELVFTSEYFEPSTWSAVFHPANNKVGMGIVMLFELIYNTLFFVYSILIVILFYQRRTSAPKLIVIFYAVSTIFVILDTVILLSLYPDLYTGAERQDSYIDMIKMIIRSAIWIPYFLLSSRVAETFTKRVWAEESKEDKSLAISEHSQ from the coding sequence GTGGAAGTAAACTACGGTACGTCAGCATCGGATGAACAAAATTTGGGCTTTTATTATCTTTTGGTTGACAATCAAGATGATCTCCAGTCCGAACAATTTTATCGAAGGACTATTTACGAAATAACCAATAATCAGGGAGTTGCTGAAATGAGCGACCTCACGGTTGACTATGATCCTGAATATCAGAAGCTTTTCTTTCATCATATCCGTATAATCCGCGAAGGACAGATTATTGATCGCTTCGAACCAGGTAAAATCAGGACAGTTCAAAGAGAGTCAAATCTGGAGCGCAAGCTTTACGATGGCCGATTGACCGCGATTATTAATCTTGATGATGTAAGGGAAGGTGATGTTGTTGATTATGCCTATACCGTACAAGGATATAACCCTATTCACCAAGGGAAGTATGATACCACCTTTACGTTTCAATACCCTTTACCCATTGATCGCTATCATGTAAGTGTGCGTGTCCCATCGAATGAAACGGTGAATTACAAATTATTTAATGACGCTCGCGAGCCGAAAAAAGTAAAGCATGAAAATCATGTGCTCTATGTTTGGGATTATAAGGATTTAGACCCGATCGTCTATGAAAATAATGTTCCTGTCTGGTATGATCCAGCGCCTTATGTCGATATCAGCCAGTATTCATCCTGGAAATCCATTATTGAACAATATCAAAGTCATTATTCAATTAGTGCGAAGGAGAAGAATCGTTTAAAAAAGGAAGCTGCTGCCATTTGGGCCGATTCAAAAACGGACCCTATTCAAGCGGCTATACAGTTCGTTCAGGATGAAGTCAGGTATCTCGGCTTTGAGAATGGAATCAATGCGCAGAAACCAAGCCAACCTTCATTAGTTCTTGAAAGACGGTTCGGAGATTGCAAGGACAAATCATTTTTACTCAGCGAATTGTTGCAATCACAGGGATTGGACGCTTATCCTATGCTGGTTCACTCGGCTATTGGCAAAACACTTTACGACCGGCTGCCCTCACCCAACATCTTCAATCACTGTGTGGTTCAGATCGATATGGGAACCTACTTTAAATACATAGATCCTACAATAAATTTGCAAGGAGGAAAGCCAGAAGAAATTTATTTTCCGAATTACCACTATGGACTTGTTCTAAAGGAAGGTGAAACATCCTTAAGTACTTTACCCCTAGTGGAACCCTCGGGAACTGAAATAACCGAAACCTTTACTCTAGATAAGATCGGGGGAGGAGCATTGATGGAAGTGACGACCAAGTACATGGGGTCCGATGCCGATTCCAAAAGACAAGAGTTTTCCTCCAACGACAAAAATCAAATACAACAGTCTTATCTCAATTTTTACAGCGTCCTATATCCTAGAATTAGGGTAGATAGACCCATGAATTACGAAGATTCAAGGGCTTTCAATGAGTTTACTGTCTCTGAATTTTATGCCATTGATAGCATTTGGTCAGATTCTCCTGAACGAGAGGATCTAATTTTCTTGGAGTTTTATCCTATTTCAATCCAAGACTACCTATATCCTACCAGCTCACCATCGCGAGAAATGCCTTATGCCATCAATCCAAACATTAAGGTAGACCATAAAACGATTGTCTATTTACCTGAGGAATGGAACATCCAAAATGACCATGTACGCATAAATGATAAATCTTTTTACTATGCTCACAATGTAAAATACTTCGGTAACCGATTGGAAATATTACACTCTTATGGTTCCCTAAAATCTTTTCTCGATCCATCTGAAGTGGTCAACTATCTAGAAAAGCACAAGTCCATTCAACAAAACCTTAGTTATTATCTTTCTTATGATCGAGCGCTGGCAGGTATGGATAATGCCGGCACAGCTTGGTGGGCCATATTCCTTCTGGTAGCCTTAATGATTGGAATGGCATTTTTCTGTTACCGACTTTACTATCGTTATGACCCTGTTTCAAAAACTAATGAGAAATTCACGAGGAAGATCGGAGGGTGGCTCATTTTAGTCGCTATTGGGCTCACGCTAACACCCTTAATTCTATTGTTTGAATTGGTATTTACATCAGAGTACTTTGAACCTTCTACCTGGTCCGCAGTTTTTCATCCTGCAAATAATAAAGTGGGAATGGGAATTGTCATGTTGTTCGAACTGATCTATAACACACTATTTTTTGTATATAGCATTTTAATTGTCATTCTATTCTATCAGAGAAGAACCAGTGCGCCTAAATTAATTGTGATATTTTATGCGGTATCTACCATATTTGTAATCTTAGACACGGTGATTCTCTTGAGCCTTTATCCTGATCTTTATACCGGCGCCGAAAGACAGGACAGTTATATAGATATGATAAAAATGATTATTCGAAGTGCAATCTGGATACCTTATTTCCTACTTTCCTCCCGAGTTGCTGAAACTTTCACTAAAAGAGTCTGGGCCGAAGAATCGAAAGAAGATAAATCACTGGCCATATCAGAACATAGCCAATAG
- a CDS encoding carboxypeptidase regulatory-like domain-containing protein yields the protein MKFKQLILTIVILSHGIIFAQSVELTGTIKDSVGNPLELANIIATNLEKGTLESYGITDGSGRYRLDLTRGATYALKVSFLGLKPHIENLEITDKSPKQIFKDFILLEDPNQLDDVELVYEMPVTVRGDTIVYNTDSFTNGEERKLGDVLKKLPGIEVTDDGEIEVEGQQVSKVMIEGKDFFDGDSKLATKNIPADALKKVEVLKNYNEVSQMGGLGNDQDNIAINLKLKEGKKNFWFGDVTAGAGNGEGFRYLAKPKLFYYSPKGSINIIANFNNTGEVPFTFRDYFNFTGGFRNFNARGGTSFNVSDGGLGFLTTQNNRANEIEADFLAGNFTYTLNEQWDLSGFAILSDNRTNFVNNSLNTYINDAFTQEFLQDSDQRNQLGMVKLSTVFKPHINFQMDYDVLIKKSRQTEFSDGLSIFTRYQNTEEIITDENKENEPFSINQNLNLYYTLDENNIFAGKIQHLYQDEDPIYQAILSEQPFVGTLPLADATLYDINQQRNVKTNKWDASIDYYYVLNKTSNLNFTLGTTQSRQDFDSSIFQLLEGNRENLEASEPDGQGNTLPLTNGVRFQFSDLFLGLHYKVKTGIFTLTPGLTLHNYRTESEQLGSITSTDQWMILPDFFAVAQFKQSESMRFNYQMNAEYTDVNNFAEGLIFSNYNRLFRGNRELENAIYHNLSLNYFSFSMFNFTNVFGGINYSRRVDPIKSVTQFNGINQIASPINNTNFVDETLGGNARWSKTFKKWKLNLSGNVNYSNLNNIVNGQDRQTENLSQNYRFSAETNLKGPFNAELGYNRSVTNSDNGITDRTFFTDRPFANFEVDFLKGFTFGMDWSYYNYDDDDDSTNIDNNYSFLEANLFYRKPDSKWEFRMQATNVLNVDVISQNSVNDFLIANTEYFVQPRIVMWTVTYNL from the coding sequence ATGAAATTTAAACAGCTTATACTAACGATAGTGATCCTATCGCACGGGATCATTTTTGCCCAGTCGGTAGAACTGACGGGCACCATTAAGGACAGTGTGGGTAACCCACTGGAATTAGCCAATATCATTGCTACCAATCTGGAGAAAGGCACCCTGGAGTCTTACGGAATCACGGATGGATCAGGTCGCTATCGTCTAGATCTCACCCGAGGAGCTACCTATGCGCTCAAGGTGAGTTTTTTAGGCCTGAAACCGCATATAGAGAATTTGGAGATCACTGACAAAAGTCCCAAGCAAATCTTTAAAGACTTTATCCTTCTGGAAGATCCCAATCAACTGGACGATGTGGAGCTGGTGTATGAAATGCCGGTCACAGTAAGAGGGGATACCATCGTCTATAATACCGATAGTTTTACCAATGGGGAGGAGCGGAAACTGGGGGATGTGCTCAAGAAACTACCCGGAATCGAAGTGACTGATGATGGAGAGATCGAGGTCGAAGGCCAACAGGTGTCTAAGGTGATGATCGAAGGCAAAGATTTCTTTGATGGCGACAGTAAATTAGCTACCAAGAACATACCCGCAGACGCCTTAAAAAAAGTAGAGGTCTTGAAGAATTACAATGAAGTGTCCCAAATGGGTGGCCTTGGCAATGATCAGGACAATATCGCGATTAACCTCAAGCTCAAAGAAGGCAAAAAGAATTTCTGGTTCGGTGACGTCACTGCAGGGGCGGGCAATGGGGAGGGTTTTCGGTATCTGGCCAAGCCTAAGCTCTTTTATTATTCCCCGAAAGGGAGCATCAACATCATCGCTAACTTTAACAATACCGGGGAAGTTCCCTTTACGTTTAGAGATTATTTCAACTTCACCGGGGGATTTCGAAATTTCAACGCTCGAGGCGGAACCTCATTCAATGTGAGTGACGGCGGACTAGGATTCTTAACCACACAAAACAACCGGGCCAACGAGATTGAAGCCGACTTTCTGGCAGGGAATTTTACCTATACCCTGAATGAACAATGGGATCTGTCTGGATTTGCGATTCTAAGCGATAACCGCACCAATTTTGTCAATAACTCGCTGAATACCTATATCAACGATGCCTTTACTCAGGAGTTCCTGCAGGATAGCGATCAGCGCAATCAGTTGGGGATGGTCAAATTGAGTACCGTGTTTAAACCTCATATAAATTTTCAGATGGATTACGATGTGTTGATCAAAAAATCCCGGCAAACCGAATTTTCAGACGGACTCAGTATCTTCACACGGTATCAAAACACGGAAGAGATCATTACCGACGAGAACAAAGAAAATGAACCCTTTTCCATCAATCAAAACCTCAATCTTTATTACACCTTAGATGAGAACAACATCTTCGCCGGTAAAATTCAGCACCTCTATCAGGATGAAGACCCCATATACCAGGCGATCCTCTCTGAGCAGCCCTTTGTAGGCACCTTACCCTTGGCTGATGCGACGCTCTACGACATCAATCAACAGCGCAATGTCAAGACCAATAAATGGGATGCTTCCATCGATTACTACTACGTTTTGAATAAAACGAGTAACCTAAACTTTACCTTGGGGACTACCCAATCGAGGCAGGATTTCGACAGCTCCATATTTCAACTACTGGAGGGCAATAGGGAGAATCTTGAAGCCTCTGAACCCGACGGTCAAGGCAACACGCTGCCTTTAACCAATGGGGTACGATTCCAATTCAGTGACCTCTTTCTGGGGCTGCATTACAAGGTGAAAACAGGCATATTCACGCTGACTCCGGGTCTCACGCTTCATAATTACCGAACCGAAAGCGAACAGCTGGGATCGATCACTTCAACAGATCAATGGATGATCTTGCCTGATTTCTTCGCCGTAGCTCAATTTAAGCAGAGTGAATCGATGCGTTTTAATTATCAGATGAATGCCGAGTATACCGATGTCAACAATTTTGCCGAAGGGCTCATTTTCAGTAACTACAACCGCTTGTTCCGGGGGAATCGGGAGTTGGAAAATGCGATCTACCACAACCTGAGCCTAAACTATTTTAGTTTCAGCATGTTCAATTTTACCAATGTTTTTGGCGGCATCAATTATTCGCGGCGGGTGGATCCCATCAAATCGGTCACCCAATTCAATGGCATCAACCAGATCGCATCCCCCATCAATAATACCAACTTTGTGGATGAGACCCTAGGCGGGAATGCCCGTTGGTCGAAGACCTTTAAAAAATGGAAACTTAACCTTTCGGGGAATGTAAATTATTCCAACCTGAACAACATCGTCAATGGCCAGGACCGTCAGACCGAAAATCTTTCTCAGAATTACCGGTTCAGCGCGGAAACTAACTTGAAGGGACCTTTCAATGCAGAGCTGGGCTATAACCGCTCAGTCACCAATTCAGACAATGGCATCACCGATCGAACGTTTTTTACCGATCGTCCTTTCGCCAACTTCGAAGTGGACTTTCTCAAGGGATTCACGTTCGGCATGGATTGGAGTTACTACAACTATGATGACGATGATGACAGCACCAACATCGATAACAACTATTCCTTTCTGGAAGCGAATCTTTTCTATCGAAAGCCTGATTCGAAATGGGAATTCCGGATGCAGGCGACCAATGTTTTAAATGTGGACGTGATCAGTCAAAACTCGGTGAATGATTTTTTGATCGCTAATACCGAGTATTTCGTCCAGCCGCGTATTGTGATGTGGACGGTAACCTATAATCTTTAA